One window from the genome of [Flavobacterium] thermophilum encodes:
- a CDS encoding AAA ATPase containing von Willebrand factor type A (vWA) domain, whose amino-acid sequence MLTWPQVVIREMETRKALFRHDPDHALIGSDGYTAEDGAIVHDAAIALALGKNVLLKGPTGSGKTRLAETLSALFGQPMHSINCSVDLDAEALLGFKTIVHRDGQAVIEYVPGPVIRAMEKGHLLYIDEINMAKPETLPILNSVLDYRRRLTNPLTGEVVEAKPTFGVIAAINEGYIGTVPLNEALKNRFVVIDVPYVQGETLKSVIMAQTTLTDDALINRFVALSADLLAQVRNGQVAEEVASVRALLDACDLAVHIPPLRAIERSIIDKLDDERERAAVRNIAETWFDE is encoded by the coding sequence ATGTTGACATGGCCACAGGTTGTCATAAGGGAAATGGAAACACGAAAAGCGTTATTCCGCCATGATCCAGATCACGCGCTGATCGGCTCCGACGGGTATACGGCGGAAGACGGAGCGATCGTGCACGATGCGGCCATCGCCCTGGCGCTTGGAAAAAACGTACTGTTAAAAGGTCCAACCGGATCGGGGAAAACGCGGCTGGCGGAAACGTTGTCCGCCTTGTTCGGGCAGCCGATGCACAGCATCAACTGCTCTGTGGACCTTGATGCCGAGGCGCTGCTTGGGTTTAAAACGATCGTGCACCGCGACGGCCAAGCGGTGATCGAGTATGTGCCCGGCCCGGTCATCCGGGCGATGGAGAAGGGGCATTTGCTATACATTGATGAAATCAATATGGCCAAACCTGAGACGCTGCCAATCTTAAACAGCGTGCTTGACTATCGGCGCCGCCTCACCAATCCGCTCACTGGCGAGGTCGTCGAGGCGAAGCCGACGTTTGGCGTCATTGCGGCGATCAACGAAGGTTATATCGGCACCGTGCCGCTCAATGAAGCGTTAAAAAACCGCTTCGTCGTCATCGATGTCCCATATGTGCAGGGGGAGACGTTAAAATCGGTCATCATGGCACAAACTACATTAACAGACGATGCGTTGATCAACCGTTTCGTCGCCTTGTCAGCCGACTTGCTGGCGCAGGTGCGAAACGGGCAAGTGGCAGAAGAAGTGGCTTCCGTACGCGCCTTGCTCGATGCGTGCGATCTGGCGGTGCATATCCCGCCGCTGCGCGCCATTGAACGAAGCATCATCGACAAGCTCGACGATGAACGGGAGCGGGCGGCGGTGCGCAATATCGCGGAAACATGGTTTGACGAGTAG
- the nrnB_2 gene encoding Oligoribonuclease nrnB yields MIKLFTDSDLDGIGCGLLAKLAFAEVNISFCSYRNLDERVSQFLQSEEANGAMLFITDLAVGQEVEQQLAERAKRGGHVQVIDHHVTALHFNSYPWGWVAPEREDGKKTCATSLFYDYLVREGKLAPNETLDAFVELVRQYDTWEWEENGNLQAKRLNDLFTILGLDGFWETMSERLASGEAFALTETEELLLDMEEKKIQRYIRQKQKQLVQRWIGDYCIGVVFAERHLSELGNALSKRHPHLDLIALVNLGTKHIGFRTIHDDVNVAEFAKQFGGGGHPKASGCFVDDTTFPLFVIETFPLAPVYGDAEQNQLNKREEAEGVFWTNHQGQWWLSRQTEQGWTWYADGGEARTFPDEAAGERWLKRQFAAGLAYDAAVLEFLSVRLGRDKDAIQADYPSAVKQYKHQTGIE; encoded by the coding sequence ATGATCAAACTATTTACCGACAGCGATTTAGATGGCATCGGCTGCGGATTGCTCGCCAAGCTGGCGTTTGCCGAGGTGAACATTTCGTTTTGCTCGTACCGGAACTTGGATGAACGGGTCAGCCAGTTCTTGCAAAGCGAGGAAGCGAATGGCGCCATGCTGTTTATCACCGACCTAGCCGTCGGCCAGGAGGTGGAGCAGCAGCTCGCCGAGCGGGCCAAGCGCGGCGGCCATGTGCAAGTCATCGACCACCACGTGACCGCGCTTCATTTCAACAGCTATCCATGGGGATGGGTCGCGCCCGAACGGGAAGACGGCAAAAAAACATGTGCAACCTCGCTCTTTTACGATTACCTCGTCCGCGAAGGAAAACTGGCGCCTAACGAAACGTTGGATGCGTTTGTCGAGCTCGTCCGCCAGTACGACACGTGGGAATGGGAAGAAAATGGGAATTTGCAAGCGAAGCGGCTCAACGATTTGTTCACCATTCTCGGGCTCGACGGCTTTTGGGAGACGATGAGCGAGCGGCTCGCCTCCGGGGAGGCGTTCGCCTTGACGGAGACGGAAGAGTTGCTTCTGGATATGGAAGAAAAGAAAATTCAACGCTACATCCGACAGAAGCAAAAGCAGCTCGTTCAGCGCTGGATCGGCGATTACTGCATCGGCGTCGTGTTCGCTGAACGCCATCTGTCGGAGCTTGGCAACGCCTTATCCAAACGGCATCCGCACCTAGATTTGATCGCCCTAGTCAATCTCGGGACAAAACATATCGGGTTTCGCACCATCCATGACGACGTCAACGTCGCCGAATTCGCGAAGCAGTTTGGCGGCGGCGGCCACCCGAAGGCATCGGGTTGTTTTGTGGATGACACGACCTTTCCGCTGTTTGTCATCGAGACGTTCCCGCTTGCGCCTGTTTATGGCGATGCGGAACAAAACCAACTGAACAAGCGGGAAGAGGCAGAAGGCGTGTTTTGGACGAATCATCAAGGCCAGTGGTGGTTAAGCCGCCAGACGGAACAGGGATGGACATGGTATGCCGACGGGGGAGAGGCTCGCACCTTTCCTGATGAAGCCGCAGGCGAGCGATGGTTAAAGCGGCAGTTTGCGGCAGGGCTCGCCTACGACGCCGCTGTGCTAGAGTTTTTAAGCGTGCGGCTCGGGCGGGACAAAGACGCCATCCAAGCCGACTATCCGTCGGCTGTCAAACAATACAAACATCAAACCGGCATCGAATAA
- a CDS encoding mutator mutT protein, with protein sequence MRIRKCARAVIINERNEILLQQFEFRDVVGNKVLWVTPGGGIEENETPAEALKRELYEELGIVVDLLGGPIFQLDVWIEGKQGSFISREIYYHVTIQSDTVLSIEHMTKNEKDTLKGLKWWSKDELQKIDNFAPREILNYI encoded by the coding sequence ATGAGGATACGCAAATGTGCTAGAGCAGTGATCATCAATGAGCGAAACGAAATTCTTCTTCAGCAATTTGAATTTCGGGATGTAGTAGGGAACAAAGTGTTATGGGTTACTCCAGGAGGGGGCATTGAAGAAAACGAGACCCCAGCTGAAGCTTTAAAAAGGGAATTATACGAAGAACTAGGCATAGTGGTTGATCTTCTCGGTGGCCCCATATTCCAACTGGATGTATGGATTGAAGGAAAACAAGGTTCTTTTATTAGCCGGGAAATTTATTATCACGTTACGATCCAATCCGATACGGTGTTGTCTATCGAACATATGACAAAGAACGAAAAAGACACACTGAAAGGACTCAAATGGTGGAGCAAAGACGAATTGCAGAAAATCGACAACTTTGCGCCGCGTGAAATATTGAACTACATATAG
- a CDS encoding Nitric oxide reductase activation protein: protein MERFMMFNDRPIDPFLVMQLADLARTLARRPDMTVEFAAHSGMHPVKPTVYVSQFWDVYPPKEKETAMKSDVALRVIGTRRHTDLAAVRAFRQAAEAHPWPKLAKQLFSLAEDLRVEALCERERPGVKRWFRTRRRLYRRYFTQQWQANQTRGAAADQFLAAMYLRLTADSPLDDVPLAPMADETVQARLDALWPQWFDAMSTADTARWALAIVALMEEALAGDMVNAYTSLPFVDDGDDESEMTVRDLKRVDPLENRDAAENPPNGKAHQEVLSTWHRETSRPNGNFLRFELKRGTRTGMLGDGARPGDDGDQALAIVQGTSRPAKRNEYGLEAAAASQEHRPAGGGAPYGEANRQAAIIVFSSPPPSRDERNEYRSKQAAAAPYRKRLVRVMEQWLEHQRSTWRTNLPAGRLRKQLIPFFTDERPRLFYKKGEPARRFNAAFGLLVDCSASMHDKMDETKTGLVLCHNVLQTLRVPHQIVGFWEDANEATAARQPNYLQVAVSFRESLDPSSGPAIMQLEPHEDNRDGLAIRWMTEQLLRRPEMQKVLLIFSDGEPAAYGYEQNGIIDTHEAVAEARRRGIEVVNLFLGRGADDESTRRTIENIYGRFRVFVPQVSELPDRLLPLLKTWLQKSL, encoded by the coding sequence ATGGAACGGTTTATGATGTTCAACGATCGGCCGATTGATCCGTTTTTGGTGATGCAGCTCGCCGATCTCGCCCGAACGCTCGCCCGCCGTCCTGACATGACGGTCGAGTTCGCCGCCCATTCCGGGATGCATCCGGTTAAGCCAACGGTGTACGTCAGTCAGTTTTGGGATGTGTATCCGCCAAAGGAGAAAGAAACGGCAATGAAAAGCGATGTCGCCTTGCGCGTCATCGGCACGCGGCGGCATACGGACCTAGCGGCGGTCCGCGCATTTCGGCAAGCAGCCGAAGCGCACCCATGGCCGAAATTGGCGAAACAGCTGTTTTCGTTGGCTGAGGATCTTCGTGTTGAGGCTCTCTGCGAGCGGGAACGGCCCGGGGTGAAACGTTGGTTTCGCACGCGCCGCCGCCTTTACCGTCGCTACTTCACCCAGCAATGGCAGGCAAACCAAACCCGCGGCGCCGCCGCCGATCAATTTTTGGCGGCGATGTATTTGCGGCTGACCGCCGACTCGCCGCTTGATGACGTTCCGCTCGCTCCGATGGCGGATGAAACGGTGCAGGCGCGCCTTGACGCGCTGTGGCCGCAATGGTTTGACGCGATGTCCACCGCGGATACGGCCCGCTGGGCGTTAGCCATCGTCGCATTGATGGAAGAGGCGCTTGCCGGTGACATGGTGAACGCTTACACCTCGCTTCCATTTGTCGATGACGGGGACGATGAATCGGAGATGACGGTTCGCGATTTGAAGCGGGTCGATCCGTTGGAAAACCGCGATGCAGCGGAAAATCCGCCAAACGGCAAAGCGCACCAGGAAGTGCTGTCGACGTGGCACCGGGAAACAAGCCGGCCGAATGGGAATTTTCTCCGCTTTGAGTTGAAACGCGGCACCCGCACTGGCATGCTTGGCGACGGGGCGAGGCCGGGGGACGATGGCGACCAGGCGCTCGCCATTGTCCAAGGAACGTCCCGGCCGGCGAAGCGAAACGAATACGGCCTCGAGGCGGCGGCCGCATCCCAGGAACATCGACCAGCCGGAGGCGGTGCTCCATATGGGGAAGCGAACCGCCAGGCAGCCATCATTGTTTTTTCTTCCCCGCCGCCAAGTCGTGACGAACGGAACGAATACCGCAGCAAACAGGCGGCGGCCGCGCCATACCGAAAGCGGCTTGTGCGCGTGATGGAGCAATGGCTCGAACACCAACGCAGCACGTGGCGCACGAACTTGCCGGCCGGACGGCTGCGCAAACAGCTCATACCGTTTTTCACCGACGAGCGGCCGCGCCTGTTTTACAAAAAAGGCGAGCCAGCGCGGCGGTTCAACGCAGCGTTCGGCCTGCTCGTCGACTGCTCGGCGTCGATGCACGATAAAATGGATGAAACGAAAACGGGGCTCGTTCTCTGCCACAACGTGCTTCAAACGTTGCGTGTGCCGCACCAGATCGTCGGGTTTTGGGAAGACGCCAACGAGGCAACCGCGGCCAGACAGCCGAATTACTTGCAAGTGGCTGTTTCGTTCCGCGAGTCGTTGGACCCATCAAGCGGCCCGGCGATCATGCAGCTTGAGCCCCACGAAGACAACCGCGACGGGCTGGCGATCCGCTGGATGACTGAGCAACTTCTCCGTCGCCCGGAAATGCAAAAAGTGTTGCTCATCTTTTCTGACGGGGAACCGGCCGCCTATGGCTATGAACAAAACGGCATTATCGACACGCATGAAGCGGTGGCCGAAGCGCGGAGGCGCGGCATTGAGGTTGTCAACCTTTTTTTAGGCCGCGGGGCGGATGACGAATCGACGCGGCGGACGATTGAAAACATTTACGGCCGCTTTCGCGTTTTCGTTCCACAAGTGAGCGAGCTGCCCGACCGACTGCTTCCGCTTTTGAAAACGTGGCTGCAAAAAAGCTTGTAA